A genome region from Pelodiscus sinensis isolate JC-2024 chromosome 27, ASM4963464v1, whole genome shotgun sequence includes the following:
- the NUCKS1 gene encoding nuclear ubiquitous casein and cyclin-dependent kinase substrate 1: protein MSRPVRNRKVVDYSQFQESDDADEDYGRDSAPPAKKMRSSPREAKNKRRPGKNSQEDSEDSEEKDVKTKKDDSHSPDEDFGSEDDDLGADDGKADSDYESSQKSKKGKKAKPDKNKRASKSRKRAAEDSEDEKEDHKNVRQQRQAASKAASKQREMLMDDVGSEEEEQEEEEAPFQEKDSGSDEDFLVEDDDDSDYGSSKKNKKKVAKKSKPERKEKKMPKPRLKATVTPSPVKGKGKAGRPTASKASKEKTPSPKEEDEEPESPPEKKKSSSPPPEKSGDEGSDDEAASGED from the exons gaacaGAAAGGTGGTCGATTATTCACAGTTTCAGGAATCAGATGATGCTG ATGAAGATTATGGAAGAGATTCGGCCCCTCCAGCTAAAAAAATGCGTTCATCTCCCCGAGAGGCTAAAAATAAGAGGCGGCCTGGGAAGAATTCTCAGGAGGACAG CGAGGACTCAGAAGAAAAAGATGTGAAGACGAAGAAAGACGATTCACACTCACCAG ATGAAGATTTCGGCAGCGAGGATGATGACTTAGGAGCAGACGATGGCAAAGCTGACAGTGACTATGAGAGCtctcaaaaaagcaaaaaaggaaaaaaagccaaACCTGATAAGAACAAGAGAGCCTCCAAATCCAGGAAAAGGGCTGCAG AGGACAGTGAGGATGAGAAAGAAGACCACAAAAACGTGCGCCAGCAACGGCAGGCAGCATCCAAAGCAGCTTCCAAGCAACGAGAGATGCTTATGGACGATGTGGGCAGTGAGGaagaagagcaggaggaggaggaggcaccaTTCCAGgaga AAGATTCTGGCAGTGATGAAGACTTCCTCGTGGAAGATGATGATGACAGTGATTATGgcagttcaaaaaagaacaaaaaaaaggtGGCCAAGAAATCAAAGCcagagaggaaagaaaagaaaatgcctaAGCCCAGGCTAAAAGCTACAG TGACACCCAGTCCGGTGAAAGGCAAAGGGAAGGCAGGCCGCCCTACAGCCTCAAAGGCATCGAAAGAGAAGACCCCATCCCCCAAAGAAGAAGATGAAGAGCCTGAAAGCCCACCAGAAAAGAAAAAATCATCTAGCCCTCCTCCAGAGAAATCAGGGGATGAAGGGTCTGATGATGAAGCAGCCTCTGGTGAAGATTAA